CATCTACCCGCGGCCGAAATTGTCCGCCGGGCCGGCCCATAAGGTGTACCCATACCTACTCCGGGGCGTCGCGATCGATCGGGTCAACCAGGTCTGGTCGGCCGATATTACATATGTCCCGCTGCCGTCCGGGTTCATGTACCTGGCCGCGACGATTGACTGGTTCAGCCGGTCTGTCATCGCCTGGCGGTTGTCGAACACGCTCGACGGGTCGTTCTGCCAGGACATGCTGGACGACGCGTTGGGCCGGGGCACGCCGGAGGTGTTCAACACCGATCAGGGCGTCCAGTTTACGGCCCGGAGTTGGATCGACCGGGTGGAGACGGCCGGGGCGTCGGTCAGCATGGATGGTCGCGGGCGGTGTCTAGATAATGTATTCGTCGAACGGCTGTGGCGAAGTGTCAAATACGAAGATGTGTATCTACGGGGGTACGAGTCGGTGTCGGCGCTGACGAGCGGGTTACGGTCGTACTTCGCGTTCTACAACGGGCAGCGGTTGCATCAGTCGTTGGACTACCGGACGCCCGCGGCTGTGTACGAGGGGACGTCGGGGGGATGAGGAAAGGGTTTTCCGCCCCGAAGCCCTCCGCGGGGTGAAGGGCTTCGGGGCGGAAAACCATCCGGCAGAACGGATCGACGAATGAGACCGCCCCCAAAAAGTGTAGCTAAGGACGGCGGTTTTTTGGTCTAGACAATGGGGTCCACCATACACCGTCTTGGCGTGAAGTGTTCGTGCCGCGGGAGCAAGGATGTTCGCAGTCTCGGGTTTCACGACGGCTTCTTATCCGCTGTCTCGCCGGCCGGTCGCGGCGGCAGCCACTTCACGTCCGCCGCGCGAAACTCGACCCCGACCAACGTGGTCACTGATACGTCGCTGAACCGGTAGCGGACGGTCCCGCGGCGGAGTAGCAATTTCCACATCATCGGGTCTTTCTCGCCGCGGACCGCGGCAACGAGCTTCTTGTCGTCGACCGAGTAAACGACGTAATCCTGCGTCGCCCCGGGCGCGAGCGGCACGTTCTCGTTCTCCTGGCCGTCCGCGTAGACCCGCTGGATTTCGGCTCCGAACGGCCAGTCGACCGGGCTGCCGGGGAACCGGCTCTTTCCCACGTAGAGGCCGGACACCGCCGGGGCGTTGGGCTTCGGCTTGGTTTGGAACGCGGGGTCGACCGGGCAGAACTCGACGTCGTCCGACAGATTACGCAGTCGCAGTTTGAGCGCGAGGCAGGCGTCGAGCGATTTTTGGGACGGGGTCGCGTTCGCCGACGAGAAGCGGGTCACGAGGAGAGGCTTGCGTTCCTCGACCGCGAGGGGGGTGATTTCCAACTGCCCGACCGCGATCGTCTGCCCGAGGCCGACCCGGAGCTGCGGCGGGAGGTCGTCGTCCGGCTTGAAGTATTGCCGCCAGACCTGGCTCACCTTCTTGCGGTCGGCTTTTCCGTACTCGCCGAAGAAATCGGGGATCGTCGAGAGCGGGTGCCCGGATTCGCCACCGCGGAGCCACCCCCACGCTGCGACTACCGTGACAACCAAGGCGTAGACAGCGAGTGCGCCCATGACCGCGTACTTCCACCACTGCGACCGCGGGACAGGTCCCGCCGGTGCGGCAGTCGGTTTGGCGGAAGCCGACGGCTTTTTCGGCGGCTCGGGCGGTGGCGGCGGGTCGTCTGCGTCGATCGCCTGCCACGGGCTCGCGTCGCCGACCGGCACCGG
This is a stretch of genomic DNA from Fimbriiglobus ruber. It encodes these proteins:
- a CDS encoding IS3 family transposase (programmed frameshift); the encoded protein is MATKRKTHTAAFKAQVALAAIKGDRTINQVASQYDVHPTLIHAWKKQLLAGAETVFASGVKPTGPPDDKTDELYAQIGRLKVELDWVKKKSAALSVDARRALIDDDHPALSIRRQCALVGLNRSTRYYDPVPETAENLRRMRWIDEQYTRCPFYGSRRITAWLAGQGHEVNRKRVQRLLRIMGLEAIYPRPKLSAGPAHKVYPYLLRGVAIDRVNQVWSADITYVPLPSGFMYLAATIDWFSRSVIAWRLSNTLDGSFCQDMLDDALGRGTPEVFNTDQGVQFTARSWIDRVETAGASVSMDGRGRCLDNVFVERLWRSVKYEDVYLRGYESVSALTSGLRSYFAFYNGQRLHQSLDYRTPAAVYEGTSGG